One genomic region from Vitreimonas flagellata encodes:
- the metX gene encoding homoserine O-succinyltransferase MetX, whose amino-acid sequence MSALKMAAQIDPQAQAPSYEGEDVFVAVPSDFSLETGDTLPDAHVRLRRYGRADGPVVIVSGGISSGRFIAGESGWWRDHVAPGKAIDLEAYCVFGFDFAPVEDHRVRLSPRDQARLIAVALDALGIGVIEAWVGSSYGGSVGLNFAAYAPARVKRLCVLCAAHKPAALARGWRGVQRRVVEFAIAQGDINQGLALARQLAMITYRSADEFEQRFEDGALDEAGRSSLDRYLIARGEAYIDAMAPQRWLSLSESIDRCALAPEGIAAPVTLVACPTDQIAPLEAIEELGRRVQNLAALRTLPSLYGHDSFLKESERVGAILREFLNHD is encoded by the coding sequence ATGTCGGCGCTTAAGATGGCGGCGCAGATCGATCCCCAGGCGCAGGCGCCGAGCTACGAGGGCGAAGATGTCTTCGTCGCCGTGCCGAGCGATTTTAGTTTGGAAACCGGCGACACGCTGCCGGACGCGCATGTGCGTCTGCGCCGTTACGGGCGCGCCGACGGTCCAGTCGTGATCGTGAGCGGCGGCATTTCGAGCGGGCGTTTTATCGCGGGCGAGAGCGGCTGGTGGCGCGATCACGTGGCGCCGGGCAAAGCGATCGATCTCGAGGCGTATTGCGTGTTCGGCTTCGATTTCGCGCCGGTCGAGGACCATCGCGTACGCCTCTCGCCGCGCGACCAGGCGCGCTTGATTGCGGTGGCGCTCGATGCGCTGGGCATTGGCGTGATCGAAGCTTGGGTGGGCTCGTCCTATGGTGGTTCGGTCGGGTTGAATTTCGCGGCATATGCGCCCGCGCGTGTGAAGCGCCTGTGCGTGCTCTGCGCGGCGCACAAGCCAGCGGCGCTCGCGCGCGGCTGGCGCGGCGTGCAGCGGCGCGTGGTCGAATTCGCGATCGCGCAGGGCGACATCAACCAGGGCCTGGCGCTGGCGCGCCAACTCGCCATGATCACCTATCGTAGCGCCGATGAATTCGAGCAGCGTTTTGAGGATGGCGCGCTCGATGAGGCGGGGCGCTCGAGCCTCGATCGTTATCTGATCGCGCGGGGCGAGGCGTATATCGATGCGATGGCGCCGCAGCGTTGGCTGTCGCTCAGCGAATCCATTGATCGCTGCGCCCTGGCGCCCGAGGGCATTGCAGCGCCTGTGACGTTGGTGGCGTGTCCCACCGATCAGATCGCGCCGCTCGAGGCGATCGAAGAGCTCGGCCGCCGCGTGCAAAATCTCGCCGCGCTGCGCACCTTGCCCTCGCTCTACGGCCACGATTCATTTCTGAAAGAGTCGGAGCGCGTCGGCGCGATCCTGCGCGAGTTCTTGAACCATGACTAA
- a CDS encoding N-acetylglucosamine transferase: MSQINFAAALQKITTGELPIGELIAAAQALTQAGQPDQARQLYQVWIAMNAEHPLLFIAHFNCSTLMQALGDAAGGEIALRSALAASPDFAPARINLGSALERRGAVKEALTEWQAGVERLAAVTGDAVDYKITLLKQISRVMGDNQMHEASETALLQALDLNPEQRDVLEQYGAVRLAQCKWPIAQISPKISRRSFISRFHPLSACAYADDPLMHLGVAKRYVEALTPIESINTQFDRRDAAIETNRRLRIGYVSSDLRSHAVGYLMANLFESHDPSAIEVFVYYCGIPADDVINQRVKAVAEHWTDIRSMSDDEAAAAIAADGIDILVDVNGHTREARLGVFARRPAPIIVNWLGYPGTMGSPYHHYIVADENVIPPAMEHYYSERVLRLPCYQPNDRRRIVDPTTPTRTEMGLPEDAFVFCSFNAAHKVTRFSFERWLEILRQTPNSVLWLLDYNAETNARLRAYASANGVDGERLIFAPKIANPRHLARYPLADLFLDTVPYGAHTTASDALWMGVPVLTLLGRSFASRVCGSLVRSAGLPELVCDTPEEFVARGVALAGADRLSLRAYRERLIAGRDTCTLFDTALLARKLEALYVTMRDEYLAGQLPQPNLANLDSYLEIGVAYDHDATEIGLLAEYEALYRAELTKRHHQRPMQADGRLWDGGAIAPRASRIERAA, encoded by the coding sequence ATGTCCCAGATCAATTTCGCCGCAGCACTACAGAAGATCACCACTGGCGAGTTGCCGATCGGTGAGCTGATCGCCGCGGCGCAAGCGCTCACCCAAGCGGGCCAACCCGATCAGGCGCGGCAGCTCTACCAAGTTTGGATCGCGATGAATGCGGAGCATCCCCTGCTCTTCATTGCGCACTTCAATTGCTCGACTCTGATGCAAGCGCTGGGCGATGCCGCCGGCGGCGAGATCGCGTTGCGTAGCGCACTGGCGGCGAGCCCCGACTTTGCGCCGGCGCGGATCAATCTCGGCAGCGCGCTGGAGCGCCGCGGCGCGGTGAAAGAAGCGCTCACGGAGTGGCAAGCGGGCGTGGAACGCCTGGCCGCCGTGACGGGCGATGCGGTTGACTATAAGATCACATTGCTGAAGCAGATCAGCCGCGTGATGGGCGACAATCAGATGCACGAAGCGTCCGAGACGGCGCTGCTTCAAGCACTCGATCTCAATCCAGAGCAACGCGACGTGCTGGAGCAGTATGGCGCCGTGCGCTTGGCGCAGTGCAAATGGCCGATTGCGCAGATCAGCCCGAAGATTTCGCGGCGCTCCTTTATCTCGCGCTTCCACCCGCTTTCGGCATGCGCCTATGCGGATGATCCGTTGATGCATCTCGGCGTGGCGAAGCGCTATGTCGAAGCGCTGACGCCAATCGAGAGCATCAACACGCAATTCGACCGTCGCGACGCGGCGATCGAGACCAACCGCCGTTTGCGCATTGGCTATGTGTCGTCGGATCTGCGCAGCCACGCCGTCGGCTATCTGATGGCCAATCTCTTTGAATCGCACGATCCGAGCGCGATCGAGGTGTTCGTCTATTATTGCGGCATCCCCGCGGACGACGTCATCAATCAGCGCGTGAAGGCCGTCGCCGAGCATTGGACAGACATTCGTTCGATGTCGGACGATGAAGCGGCCGCAGCGATCGCGGCCGATGGCATCGATATTCTGGTCGATGTGAACGGGCACACGCGTGAGGCGCGTTTGGGCGTGTTCGCGCGCAGGCCAGCGCCAATCATCGTCAATTGGCTGGGTTATCCCGGCACGATGGGCAGCCCGTATCACCATTACATCGTCGCGGATGAGAACGTCATTCCGCCGGCGATGGAGCATTATTATTCCGAGCGCGTCCTGCGTCTGCCCTGCTACCAACCGAACGATCGCCGACGCATCGTTGATCCGACGACGCCGACGCGGACGGAAATGGGCCTGCCGGAAGATGCGTTCGTGTTCTGCAGCTTCAACGCTGCGCACAAGGTCACGCGCTTCTCGTTCGAGCGCTGGCTGGAGATTTTGCGCCAGACGCCGAACAGCGTGCTCTGGTTGCTCGATTACAACGCCGAGACCAACGCGCGCCTCCGCGCCTACGCGAGCGCCAACGGAGTCGATGGCGAACGTCTGATCTTTGCGCCGAAGATCGCCAATCCACGCCATTTGGCGCGCTATCCGTTGGCCGATCTCTTCCTCGACACGGTGCCGTATGGCGCGCACACCACCGCCTCCGACGCGCTCTGGATGGGCGTGCCGGTGCTGACTTTGCTGGGCCGGAGCTTTGCTTCGCGTGTGTGCGGCTCTTTGGTGCGTAGCGCTGGTTTGCCAGAGCTGGTGTGCGATACGCCCGAGGAATTCGTGGCGCGTGGCGTAGCACTCGCGGGCGCCGATCGCTTAAGTTTGCGCGCGTATCGCGAGCGCCTGATTGCAGGCCGTGATACGTGCACGCTGTTCGATACGGCCCTGCTCGCGCGCAAGCTGGAAGCGCTCTACGTCACGATGCGCGACGAATATCTTGCCGGCCAGCTCCCACAGCCCAACCTCGCCAATCTCGATTCCTATCTCGAGATCGGCGTGGCGTACGATCATGACGCCACCGAGATCGGCCTGCTTGCTGAATACGAGGCGCTCTATCGCGCTGAATTGACCAAGCGCCATCATCAGCGGCCGATGCAAGCTGACGGGCGCTTGTGGGATGGCGGCGCTATCGCTCCGCGTGCATCTCGGATTGAACGCGCAGCTTAG
- a CDS encoding efflux transporter outer membrane subunit, producing the protein MMRLRSLSRAAAVSAAAVLAACSTMPRERAEAPPLPTVWQDAPAGAELPVTDWWRQFNDPTLDTLVADALQNGPSIQLAVSRIREARALSYQTLTRYLPELTATGQGQYTRAIEDGALPTAAGGFEREQMTGTYGAQATWEIPLFGRLEAAAIGARANTQGARADLRAAQVALVADVAQAYVDLRAAQASRVALQRSAQISDELAGILQTSARAGFASEADAADARRAAATTRTRIPGIIIETRRAENVLAVLRGVAPGTESDAIRSALAQANAPVPHLELTAAPAAPADLLRLRPDVARAEAQTLLAAANVSDARNALLPQINLTGSINVSDALIGDPTGVGATIGSATPFISIPLFDWGSRFATIRQRDAQFDQSLIQYRQTVTQAVAEASNALVALDQGRLRLDAANEAEAAANVTARGSRAAYEAGIQSLSDRLRSEQQLIEAELTRIDAEAQQARAAIATYRAFGGGPVIETRN; encoded by the coding sequence ATGATGCGTTTGCGATCCCTCAGCCGGGCAGCGGCGGTGTCGGCGGCGGCGGTTCTGGCCGCCTGCTCGACCATGCCGCGCGAGAGGGCTGAAGCGCCGCCTCTCCCGACGGTGTGGCAGGACGCCCCAGCTGGCGCGGAGCTGCCGGTCACCGATTGGTGGCGCCAATTCAATGACCCGACCCTCGACACGCTCGTTGCGGATGCGCTCCAAAACGGCCCGTCGATCCAACTCGCCGTCTCGCGCATCCGCGAAGCACGCGCGCTCTCGTATCAAACGCTGACGCGCTATCTGCCGGAGCTGACCGCAACAGGGCAGGGCCAATACACGCGCGCGATCGAAGATGGCGCGCTGCCGACAGCTGCAGGCGGCTTTGAGCGCGAGCAGATGACCGGCACGTACGGCGCGCAAGCAACGTGGGAAATTCCGCTGTTTGGTCGCCTCGAAGCTGCCGCCATCGGCGCACGCGCGAATACGCAAGGCGCGCGCGCTGATCTGCGTGCCGCGCAAGTCGCGCTCGTGGCCGATGTGGCGCAGGCCTATGTCGATTTGCGCGCGGCGCAGGCGAGCCGTGTGGCGCTGCAGCGCTCGGCGCAAATCTCCGACGAACTCGCGGGCATTTTGCAAACCAGCGCACGCGCCGGATTTGCCTCTGAAGCGGACGCCGCCGACGCCCGCCGCGCCGCCGCAACCACGCGCACGCGCATTCCAGGCATCATCATCGAAACACGCCGCGCGGAAAACGTGCTCGCCGTTCTGCGCGGCGTAGCGCCCGGCACGGAATCCGACGCCATCCGCAGCGCACTTGCGCAGGCCAATGCGCCGGTGCCGCATCTCGAACTCACTGCAGCGCCGGCAGCGCCTGCGGACCTGCTGCGCCTCCGCCCCGATGTCGCGCGCGCGGAAGCGCAAACCTTGCTCGCCGCCGCGAACGTCTCCGATGCGCGCAATGCGCTGCTGCCGCAGATTAATCTTACCGGCTCGATCAATGTGTCCGACGCGCTGATTGGCGATCCGACTGGCGTCGGCGCGACCATCGGTTCGGCGACGCCGTTCATCTCCATTCCGCTGTTCGATTGGGGCTCGCGCTTCGCCACCATCCGCCAGCGCGATGCGCAATTCGATCAATCTTTGATCCAATATCGCCAAACCGTGACGCAGGCCGTCGCCGAAGCCTCGAATGCGCTGGTGGCGCTCGATCAGGGGCGCTTGCGTCTCGACGCGGCGAACGAAGCGGAAGCGGCGGCCAACGTCACCGCGCGCGGCTCACGCGCCGCGTATGAGGCGGGCATCCAAAGCTTGAGCGATCGTCTGCGGTCCGAGCAGCAATTGATCGAGGCAGAACTCACGCGCATCGATGCCGAAGCGCAGCAAGCGCGCGCGGCGATCGCCACCTATCGCGCCTTCGGCGGCGGCCCGGTGATCGAAACGCGGAACTAA
- the metB gene encoding cystathionine gamma-synthase — MTKFESDETILASIGVDEDPGQGAVMPPLYLSSSYSLEGFQKKRAYDYGRTANPTRDVLARTLAALEQGAGAVITSSGMAAIDLVLNLLDAGALIVAPHDCYGGTWRLFEARAKKKQIEVVYVDQGDAAALSGALARKPALVWIETPSNPLMRVVDVEAIAKAAKAVGARVAADNTFLSPLLLKPLAIGADFVVHSTTKFLNGHSDVVGGAVIAKSADDVEQLKWWANCCGVTGAPFDCWLTLRGLRTLSVRLERQQKSAAKIATALAKNAGLRAVHYPGLANHSGHAIAARQQKGFGSMLSIDLAGDVSVAPGFLDRLQRFTLAQSLGGVESLISHPATMTHAAMAPEARVRAGITDTLLRLSIGLEHEDDLIADLEQALR; from the coding sequence ATGACTAAGTTCGAGTCCGACGAAACCATTCTCGCCTCGATCGGCGTCGACGAAGACCCCGGCCAAGGCGCGGTGATGCCGCCGCTATATTTGTCGTCGAGCTATAGTCTGGAAGGCTTCCAGAAAAAGCGCGCTTACGATTACGGCCGCACCGCCAATCCCACGCGCGACGTGCTCGCGCGCACATTGGCCGCGCTGGAGCAGGGCGCTGGCGCCGTGATCACCAGTTCTGGCATGGCCGCGATCGATCTGGTGCTGAACCTGCTCGACGCCGGCGCACTGATCGTTGCGCCGCATGATTGTTACGGCGGCACCTGGCGGCTGTTCGAGGCGCGCGCGAAGAAGAAGCAGATCGAAGTCGTCTATGTCGATCAAGGCGATGCGGCAGCGCTGAGTGGGGCGCTCGCGCGCAAGCCGGCTCTGGTCTGGATCGAAACACCCAGCAATCCGCTGATGCGTGTCGTCGATGTCGAAGCCATCGCCAAGGCGGCCAAAGCCGTTGGCGCGCGCGTCGCGGCGGACAATACGTTTCTTTCCCCGCTCTTGTTGAAGCCGCTCGCGATCGGCGCCGATTTCGTGGTGCATTCGACCACCAAATTCCTGAACGGCCATTCCGATGTCGTCGGCGGCGCGGTGATTGCCAAGAGCGCCGACGATGTCGAGCAACTTAAGTGGTGGGCCAATTGCTGCGGCGTGACCGGCGCGCCGTTTGATTGCTGGCTCACCTTACGCGGCTTGCGGACGCTGAGCGTGCGGCTGGAACGTCAGCAGAAGAGTGCGGCGAAGATCGCGACCGCGCTGGCGAAGAACGCTGGATTGCGCGCCGTGCATTATCCCGGCTTGGCGAACCACTCAGGCCACGCCATCGCGGCGCGGCAGCAGAAGGGCTTCGGCTCCATGCTGAGCATTGATCTTGCCGGTGATGTATCCGTGGCGCCGGGCTTTCTCGATAGGCTCCAGCGCTTCACGCTTGCGCAATCGCTGGGCGGCGTTGAATCGTTGATCTCGCATCCCGCGACGATGACGCACGCCGCGATGGCGCCCGAAGCGCGTGTGCGTGCAGGGATCACCGACACGCTGCTTCGTCTCTCCATCGGCCTCGAACATGAGGACGATCTGATCGCCGATCTCGAACAGGCGTTGCGCTAA
- a CDS encoding efflux RND transporter permease subunit gives MAWNISAGAIRNPIPPIVLILALLFAGWTAYGRLPINQLPNVDFGGFTVTVAQGGAAPAEMETQITQRIESALTSVEGVKRVTSTISPGVSQTQVEMDSGSDLGRAVDDARDAINRIRAELPADITEPVITRIEAAAQPIGYYAVEGQGMTPQDISWFIDNDLQRELLAVPGVSQVQRMGGVDREIRIELDPARMLAYGISADQINSQLRALNADLPGGQAEVAGQAQSIRILGGAQSVAELADIRVTASDGRIVRIGDLGTVTDSASDLQSISRYNGQPVVGFLVLRSRGASEVQVFDRMDERIRAIEEARPELRIREIGSTVEFIRGMHESSIHALIEGALLACVVVFLILRDWRSTLIAAAAIPLSIMPTFAGMEVLGFTLNMVTLIALALVTGVLVDDAIVEIENIVRHMRMGKSAYQASLEAADEIGLAVVATTFSIIAVFVPVSFMSGGMGVFFREFGLTVAMAAFFSLVVARLITPMMAAFFLSNSGHEERPPGTILNIYKDALHWAIINPWKTIGIGLAMFVVPVGLLIAGAIPAVVIPRFDNGMIQVRVEIPPGTPVLSADRVLQQMSTRIREAAPEVEGVFTSMSGADGSAPDATIYIQLTDRKDRDRSGYAIQQVLRPVLADFPDYRAAFVQDQGGQSGSDITVQFVGQDPAAVNLAAERLAAAMNRLDSLTDVRSASALRRPEIQIRPRQEDMARLGVTAASLASAIRIATSGDAEQNLPKFDLADRQIPIRTTIRPDRRQDLDAIRSLPVQSNLGVPVRLDAVAEVQFSLGEATIERRDRERAVTVGANVVPGVELSEAQQEVFNLPEANEPPPGARLAVGGQTEDFAEMTDAFGTAMLWGVILIYGVLVLLFKDFFQPITIMMALPLSIGGAFLGLIIANQPLSLFAFIGLLMLMGLVTKNSILLVDFAVERMHMGASRNAALMEAGMKRARPIIMTTFAMSAGMIPAAAGWGVDGTLRQGMGAAVIGGLMLSTLLSLVFVPAMFVLIDRLERWVQGFLPKPSTGEAHAHTPAE, from the coding sequence ATGGCTTGGAATATCTCCGCGGGTGCGATCCGCAACCCGATCCCGCCCATCGTCCTGATCCTCGCGCTCTTGTTCGCGGGCTGGACGGCGTATGGCCGCTTGCCGATCAACCAATTGCCGAACGTCGATTTCGGCGGCTTCACGGTAACGGTCGCGCAAGGCGGCGCGGCGCCTGCGGAAATGGAAACGCAGATCACGCAGCGCATCGAATCCGCGCTGACGTCCGTGGAAGGCGTCAAGCGTGTCACCTCCACGATCTCACCCGGGGTTTCGCAAACGCAAGTGGAGATGGACAGCGGCAGCGATCTCGGCCGCGCTGTCGACGACGCGCGCGACGCGATCAACCGTATTCGCGCCGAACTACCGGCCGACATCACCGAACCCGTCATCACCCGCATTGAAGCGGCGGCCCAGCCGATCGGCTATTACGCGGTCGAAGGCCAAGGCATGACGCCCCAGGACATTTCCTGGTTCATCGACAACGATCTGCAGCGCGAATTGCTGGCGGTGCCCGGCGTGTCCCAAGTGCAGCGCATGGGCGGGGTCGATCGCGAAATTCGCATCGAGCTCGATCCCGCGCGCATGCTCGCGTACGGCATTTCCGCCGACCAAATCAACAGCCAGCTGCGCGCGCTGAACGCCGACCTTCCCGGCGGCCAAGCCGAGGTCGCTGGCCAAGCACAATCCATCCGCATCCTCGGCGGCGCGCAAAGCGTGGCGGAACTCGCCGACATCCGCGTCACCGCCAGCGACGGCCGCATCGTGCGCATCGGCGACCTCGGCACGGTGACGGACAGCGCCAGCGATCTGCAATCGATCTCACGCTACAACGGCCAGCCGGTGGTGGGCTTTCTCGTGCTTCGCTCGCGCGGCGCCTCGGAAGTCCAAGTGTTCGACCGCATGGACGAACGCATTCGCGCCATCGAAGAAGCGCGCCCAGAGCTGCGCATCCGCGAAATCGGCTCGACCGTCGAATTCATTCGCGGCATGCACGAAAGCTCAATCCATGCGCTGATCGAAGGCGCCCTGCTCGCCTGCGTGGTCGTGTTCTTGATCCTGCGCGATTGGCGCTCGACGCTCATCGCGGCCGCAGCGATTCCGCTTTCCATCATGCCGACCTTCGCCGGCATGGAAGTGCTGGGCTTTACGCTGAACATGGTGACGTTGATCGCGCTGGCGCTGGTCACCGGGGTGCTTGTCGACGATGCGATCGTGGAGATCGAGAATATCGTCAGGCACATGCGGATGGGCAAATCCGCGTATCAGGCCTCACTCGAAGCGGCGGATGAAATTGGCCTCGCGGTTGTTGCGACCACGTTCTCGATTATCGCCGTGTTCGTGCCGGTGAGCTTCATGTCCGGCGGCATGGGGGTGTTCTTTAGGGAATTCGGACTCACCGTTGCGATGGCGGCGTTCTTCTCGCTTGTCGTCGCGCGCTTGATCACGCCGATGATGGCGGCATTCTTCCTCAGCAATTCCGGCCACGAAGAGCGCCCGCCCGGCACGATCCTGAACATCTACAAAGACGCCCTGCACTGGGCGATCATCAATCCGTGGAAGACGATCGGCATTGGCCTGGCCATGTTCGTCGTGCCCGTCGGCTTGCTGATTGCGGGCGCCATTCCAGCCGTCGTGATCCCGCGCTTCGACAACGGCATGATCCAGGTGCGCGTGGAAATTCCGCCAGGCACGCCAGTGCTGAGCGCCGATCGCGTGCTGCAACAAATGAGCACGCGCATTCGCGAAGCCGCGCCCGAAGTCGAAGGCGTGTTTACTTCGATGAGCGGCGCAGACGGTTCAGCGCCAGACGCGACGATCTACATTCAGCTAACGGATCGCAAAGACCGTGATCGCTCCGGCTACGCGATCCAGCAAGTGCTGCGCCCGGTGCTTGCGGATTTCCCGGACTATCGCGCTGCGTTCGTGCAGGACCAGGGCGGACAATCCGGCTCTGACATCACGGTCCAATTTGTCGGCCAAGACCCAGCCGCCGTGAACCTAGCGGCCGAGCGCTTAGCCGCGGCGATGAACCGATTGGACTCGCTGACGGACGTGCGCTCCGCCTCCGCGCTGCGCCGGCCTGAAATTCAAATCCGTCCACGCCAAGAAGACATGGCGCGCTTGGGCGTCACCGCCGCAAGCCTCGCCTCCGCGATCCGCATCGCCACGAGCGGCGACGCTGAGCAGAATCTGCCGAAGTTCGATTTGGCCGATCGCCAAATCCCGATCCGCACGACGATCCGCCCGGATCGCAGGCAAGACCTCGACGCGATCCGCTCGCTGCCGGTGCAGTCGAATCTCGGCGTCCCGGTGCGTCTCGACGCCGTCGCGGAAGTACAATTCTCACTCGGCGAAGCCACGATCGAGCGCCGCGACCGCGAGCGCGCGGTGACCGTTGGCGCCAACGTGGTGCCGGGCGTCGAATTGAGTGAGGCGCAGCAGGAAGTGTTCAATCTTCCCGAAGCGAATGAGCCGCCGCCGGGCGCGCGTCTCGCGGTCGGCGGTCAGACCGAAGATTTCGCGGAAATGACCGACGCATTCGGCACGGCAATGCTGTGGGGCGTGATCTTGATCTACGGCGTGCTGGTGTTGCTGTTCAAAGACTTCTTCCAGCCGATCACGATCATGATGGCGTTGCCGCTTTCGATCGGCGGCGCGTTCTTGGGCCTCATCATCGCCAATCAACCGCTCTCGCTATTCGCGTTCATCGGCTTGTTGATGCTGATGGGCCTTGTAACCAAGAACTCGATCCTGCTGGTCGATTTCGCCGTCGAGCGCATGCACATGGGCGCGAGCCGCAATGCAGCACTCATGGAAGCCGGCATGAAGCGCGCACGGCCGATCATCATGACCACGTTCGCGATGTCGGCCGGCATGATCCCCGCCGCCGCGGGCTGGGGCGTCGACGGCACGCTGCGTCAGGGCATGGGCGCGGCTGTGATCGGGGGCTTGATGCTCTCCACCCTGCTCTCGCTTGTGTTCGTGCCGGCGATGTTCGTGCTGATCGATCGCCTGGAGCGCTGGGTGCAAGGCTTCCTGCCAAAGCCCAGCACCGGCGAAGCCCACGCGCACACGCCGGCCGAATAA
- a CDS encoding TetR/AcrR family transcriptional regulator, with amino-acid sequence MARVADPLLADRRRRQIMDAAIVCFRRRGFHQASMQEICAEAGISAGALYRYFSSKADIIGAIAEDSRAEGDEAFLRAAEKFGFLEAMLTSSRDFLQKFVEDGPLVADIMGESLRDESIATVLRASDRRSILIFAKAIIAAQARGEIDKSLDPEKAADTLFAMVEGIGLRRAFNGATDTEAALAQFRAVAERYLAPPPRDRS; translated from the coding sequence TTGGCGCGGGTCGCCGATCCCCTGCTGGCTGACAGACGCCGCCGTCAGATCATGGACGCGGCGATCGTCTGCTTTCGCCGCCGCGGTTTTCACCAGGCGTCGATGCAGGAGATTTGCGCCGAGGCCGGGATCAGCGCGGGCGCGCTGTACCGCTATTTCAGCTCCAAGGCCGACATCATTGGCGCCATCGCAGAAGACTCGCGCGCCGAAGGCGACGAAGCGTTTCTCCGCGCGGCGGAAAAATTCGGCTTCCTCGAAGCCATGCTCACCTCCTCCCGCGACTTTCTGCAGAAGTTCGTCGAGGATGGCCCGCTCGTCGCCGACATCATGGGCGAGTCCTTGCGTGACGAGAGCATCGCCACCGTGCTCCGCGCGAGCGACCGGCGCAGCATCCTCATTTTCGCGAAAGCCATCATCGCCGCGCAAGCGCGCGGTGAGATCGACAAGTCACTCGATCCCGAAAAAGCGGCGGACACCTTGTTCGCGATGGTCGAAGGCATAGGTCTTCGCCGCGCCTTCAACGGCGCCACGGATACCGAAGCCGCGCTCGCGCAATTCCGCGCTGTTGCAGAACGCTATTTAGCCCCTCCTCCCCGAGACCGGTCATGA
- a CDS encoding efflux RND transporter periplasmic adaptor subunit, giving the protein MNKPERPEIFNKAGDLLKRAADAGGSALKSVGDASEAAWNRATDAPDEAGKRRKTLIILGSGIAAIIVVLFVVSRLGGDGAVHTPVSTAQAVSVITVAPRGVTPTISLNGEARPVRDIQVSAPTSGVRVLEILVDEGDTVRAGQAMARLDTNVAEAQIQSAQASVAEAESSAIRARGEYERAESIRDSGALSAEAIEQRRAAAVAADARLAAARAQAREVNARLGGGYVRAPAAGLVIDRAAEVGRNVDGQVLFRIAADNRLEVAAQIAEADALALEVGQTAQFTLVDGSTVEGRLRRGPASIDSRTRTGEALFSLPAGTRVRAGMYLRGVAHLTERSVPAIPQSSVLYDDGQAYVYVVGDNNIVRRTEVQLGARDGDYIEIISGLDLGQRVVGAGAAFLQDGEEVRAIATEAAAAPAATAPVPPEQNLRGREG; this is encoded by the coding sequence ATGAACAAGCCCGAGCGTCCCGAAATCTTCAACAAGGCCGGCGATTTGCTGAAACGCGCCGCCGATGCAGGCGGCAGCGCGCTGAAGAGCGTGGGCGACGCCAGCGAGGCCGCGTGGAATCGCGCCACAGATGCGCCGGATGAAGCCGGCAAGCGCCGCAAGACTTTAATCATTCTCGGCAGCGGCATCGCTGCGATCATTGTCGTGCTCTTCGTGGTCAGTCGCTTGGGCGGCGACGGCGCCGTGCATACGCCGGTCTCGACGGCGCAAGCCGTGTCCGTGATCACGGTTGCGCCGCGCGGCGTAACGCCGACGATTTCGCTCAATGGCGAAGCGCGCCCGGTGCGCGATATCCAAGTTTCGGCGCCGACAAGCGGCGTACGTGTTCTCGAAATTCTCGTCGATGAAGGCGACACGGTGCGCGCGGGCCAAGCGATGGCGCGGCTCGACACCAATGTCGCGGAAGCGCAAATCCAGTCCGCGCAAGCCAGCGTGGCGGAAGCGGAATCCTCCGCGATCCGCGCGCGCGGCGAGTATGAGCGCGCGGAATCGATCCGTGACTCGGGCGCCCTTTCCGCCGAGGCGATCGAACAGCGCCGGGCGGCGGCAGTTGCGGCGGATGCACGTTTGGCGGCGGCGCGCGCGCAAGCGCGGGAAGTGAATGCGCGCTTGGGCGGCGGTTATGTGCGCGCGCCAGCAGCGGGCTTGGTGATCGACCGCGCGGCGGAAGTTGGCCGCAACGTCGATGGCCAGGTGCTCTTCCGCATCGCGGCGGACAATCGTTTGGAAGTGGCGGCGCAGATCGCGGAAGCCGATGCGCTGGCGCTTGAAGTCGGCCAGACGGCGCAATTCACGCTGGTCGATGGCTCGACGGTTGAAGGCAGGCTGCGGCGCGGCCCCGCTTCGATCGATAGCCGGACACGGACGGGCGAAGCGCTCTTCTCGCTACCGGCCGGCACGCGCGTGCGCGCGGGCATGTATCTGCGCGGCGTGGCGCATCTCACAGAGCGGAGCGTGCCGGCGATTCCGCAAAGTTCGGTGCTGTACGATGACGGCCAAGCGTACGTTTATGTTGTCGGCGACAACAATATCGTGCGCCGCACAGAGGTGCAGCTGGGCGCACGCGACGGCGATTATATCGAGATCATCTCCGGGCTCGACCTCGGCCAACGCGTTGTCGGCGCAGGCGCCGCCTTCTTGCAAGACGGCGAAGAAGTCCGCGCGATCGCCACCGAAGCTGCGGCGGCGCCGGCGGCCACCGCGCCGGTCCCTCCGGAACAAAATCTTCGCGGCCGGGAAGGCTAA